A window of Microcystis aeruginosa FD4 contains these coding sequences:
- a CDS encoding DUF1822 family protein — protein sequence MSISTSTSDVNEPLYSSEDWIDDDELENDPEFQEWLAIADTTEEEDSTGQASSSVWVPWSAADQDRANKLALAHPNPTFGELIRQNTLAAAVLTHYLDDHGIEMDHAAANHTQAVLQLLNPTADVVLPKLGKLEALLVPQDSGAEPLDLSQVKVKIDLNPATLAYVLVELGEGGAWLTGVLLSSDLRQDFPEGGAVSLAMRKPMSALWEAYRRWENCQQIMAQYIDKQGWSAEQRAEVITVLNWVWDYRQDYERPTLLKEFLEEKASENHENFKPSASNLQEVREATPEPSSEGAVDWLDVAMDLLDELGKFI from the coding sequence ATGTCTATCTCTACTTCAACCTCAGATGTCAATGAACCTCTCTATTCTTCAGAGGACTGGATTGATGATGACGAATTGGAAAACGATCCTGAGTTTCAGGAGTGGTTAGCGATCGCCGACACAACGGAGGAGGAGGACAGCACCGGACAAGCATCCTCTTCTGTTTGGGTTCCCTGGAGTGCAGCAGATCAAGACCGGGCCAATAAACTGGCCCTGGCTCACCCTAACCCAACTTTTGGGGAACTGATTCGTCAAAACACTTTAGCGGCGGCGGTGTTGACCCATTATCTGGATGATCATGGTATAGAGATGGATCATGCAGCGGCTAACCATACTCAAGCGGTGCTACAACTGCTTAATCCAACAGCAGATGTGGTACTACCTAAACTTGGTAAACTGGAAGCTTTATTAGTTCCCCAAGACTCTGGTGCAGAACCGTTGGATTTAAGCCAAGTTAAGGTCAAGATTGACCTAAATCCGGCAACCCTAGCCTATGTTTTAGTCGAGTTAGGGGAAGGAGGAGCTTGGTTAACTGGGGTTCTGTTGAGTTCTGACCTGCGCCAAGATTTCCCAGAAGGCGGCGCGGTGTCTTTGGCGATGAGGAAACCTATGTCGGCGCTGTGGGAAGCTTACCGTCGGTGGGAAAACTGTCAGCAAATCATGGCGCAGTATATCGATAAACAAGGCTGGTCGGCGGAACAGCGAGCGGAGGTAATCACGGTGTTAAACTGGGTCTGGGACTATCGGCAGGACTATGAGCGTCCGACGCTATTAAAGGAGTTTTTAGAAGAGAAGGCCAGCGAGAATCATGAGAATTTTAAACCCTCAGCCTCGAATCTCCAAGAGGTAAGGGAAGCAACGCCTGAGCCGTCTTCAGAGGGTGCGGTGGACTGGCTGGATGTGGCGATGGATTTGCTTGATGAATTGGGAAAATTTATTTAA
- a CDS encoding TauD/TfdA family dioxygenase yields the protein MAALILAPSKPDFSSAIGTEQKSFTLQENLKKNGFFVFDNPCGDRWLQGLQDVTQATPVIQTNGEIIYPIKANPDAMGKSDAQSLGIGLLPHTEWAYKAIPPKYLCLRCKTPDRWGGGATTLVKFDDLLRHFTLEEQHFMATQPQYFISKDGKESCFAPIWQRDAEIIRFSYNVLVYREFSPDLNKPVASGLDPRLMALCNRFLELFEAYHVPLYLKAEQILIMDNHACLHSRQSYIDPNRSLERVMFDVP from the coding sequence ATGGCAGCATTAATTCTAGCACCGTCGAAGCCAGATTTTTCCTCGGCGATCGGAACTGAGCAAAAATCATTTACTCTACAGGAAAACCTGAAAAAAAACGGTTTTTTTGTCTTCGATAACCCTTGCGGCGATCGCTGGTTGCAAGGTTTACAGGATGTTACCCAAGCAACCCCCGTGATCCAAACTAACGGAGAGATTATCTATCCTATCAAAGCAAATCCTGACGCTATGGGCAAAAGTGACGCACAATCCCTGGGAATTGGGCTTTTACCTCACACAGAATGGGCTTACAAAGCTATCCCGCCTAAATACCTCTGTTTGCGCTGTAAAACTCCAGATCGTTGGGGTGGGGGTGCAACGACTTTGGTTAAGTTTGATGACTTATTGCGTCATTTTACCCTTGAGGAACAACATTTTATGGCGACTCAACCTCAATATTTTATCTCTAAAGACGGCAAAGAAAGCTGTTTCGCACCCATTTGGCAACGAGATGCCGAAATCATCCGCTTTAGCTATAATGTGCTGGTTTATCGGGAATTTAGCCCCGATCTTAATAAACCGGTCGCTTCCGGTCTAGATCCCCGTTTAATGGCTTTATGTAACAGATTTCTGGAACTGTTTGAAGCCTATCACGTTCCGCTCTATTTAAAAGCAGAACAGATCTTAATCATGGACAATCATGCTTGTCTCCATTCGCGCCAATCCTACATTGATCCCAATCGCTCTCTTGAACGGGTAATGTTCGATGTTCCCTAA
- a CDS encoding histidine triad nucleotide-binding protein, with product MSETIFSKIIRKEIPASIVYEDDLVLAFRDVNPQAPTHILIIPKKPIPKLEEASDSDRDLLGHLLLTVKKVAAEVKLSQGYRVVINNGEHGGQTVDHLHVHLLGDRPMSWPPG from the coding sequence ATGAGCGAGACTATTTTTAGCAAAATTATCCGTAAAGAAATTCCTGCCTCGATCGTCTATGAAGATGATCTGGTTCTCGCTTTTCGAGATGTTAATCCCCAAGCACCCACCCATATCCTCATTATCCCCAAAAAACCGATTCCGAAACTAGAGGAAGCCAGCGACAGCGATCGCGATTTATTGGGACATTTGTTACTAACTGTTAAAAAGGTGGCCGCCGAAGTCAAATTAAGTCAAGGTTATCGAGTGGTGATCAATAATGGGGAACATGGAGGTCAAACCGTCGATCATCTTCATGTCCATCTTTTGGGCGATCGCCCAATGTCCTGGCCTCCGGGTTAA
- a CDS encoding YifB family Mg chelatase-like AAA ATPase, with translation MLARVWSAAIIGIDAIKIGVEVDVSGGLPGIAVVGLPDTAVQESKERVKASLKNAGFAFPIRKIVINLSPADIRKEGPIYDLPISIGILGASEQVEAGLLGDFLFLGELSLDGSLRPVAGVLPIAAAAEKMGIKGLVVPADNAKEAAVVKGVQVYGFRHLSEVVNFLNEPDRYSPMTFNAAEEFGRSQINLPDLKDVKGQAIGRRALEIAAAGGHNLIFVGPPGSGKTMLARRLPGILPQLTFAESLEVSQIHSVAGLLKDRGSLVRERPFRSPHHSASGAALVGGGTYPRPGEISLSHRGILFLDELTEFKRSVLEYLRQPLEDGYVSISRTRLSVAFPARFTLVASTNPCPCGYYGDSVQPCSCSPRQREQYWAKLSGPLLDRIDLQVTVNRLKPEEMTQESRGEASEQVRQRVEGARQKVSDRFQNTGIRSNAEMNSEHLRRFCALDDSSRHILEGAIRKLGLSARAMDRILKVARTIADLGDSEMLKSSHVAEAIQYRTLDRLS, from the coding sequence ATGTTAGCAAGGGTTTGGAGTGCGGCAATTATCGGCATCGATGCCATTAAAATCGGGGTAGAGGTGGATGTATCGGGGGGATTACCCGGAATTGCCGTGGTGGGTTTACCCGATACCGCAGTGCAGGAGTCGAAAGAAAGGGTAAAAGCTTCCCTAAAAAATGCCGGATTTGCCTTTCCCATCCGCAAAATTGTCATCAATTTAAGTCCCGCCGATATCCGCAAAGAGGGGCCAATTTATGATTTACCGATTAGTATCGGCATTTTAGGGGCTTCCGAACAGGTAGAAGCCGGTTTATTGGGGGATTTTCTCTTTTTAGGCGAATTATCCCTCGATGGTAGTTTGCGTCCCGTGGCGGGGGTTTTACCCATTGCTGCCGCTGCCGAAAAAATGGGGATTAAGGGTTTAGTGGTTCCCGCCGATAATGCCAAAGAAGCGGCCGTAGTTAAAGGAGTACAAGTGTATGGGTTTCGTCATCTATCGGAAGTGGTAAATTTCTTAAATGAACCCGATCGCTATTCACCGATGACTTTTAACGCTGCCGAGGAATTTGGGCGATCGCAGATAAATCTCCCCGATCTCAAGGATGTCAAAGGTCAAGCAATTGGCCGTCGGGCCCTGGAAATTGCCGCAGCTGGGGGTCATAACCTAATTTTTGTCGGGCCACCGGGCAGCGGTAAAACCATGTTAGCGCGACGTTTACCCGGTATTCTGCCCCAGCTTACCTTTGCCGAATCCCTAGAAGTCTCCCAGATTCATTCCGTCGCCGGATTACTGAAGGATCGAGGTTCCTTGGTGCGCGAGCGTCCTTTTCGCAGTCCCCATCACTCCGCTTCCGGGGCAGCGCTGGTGGGAGGTGGCACTTATCCCCGACCGGGAGAAATCTCCCTTTCTCACCGTGGTATTTTATTTTTGGACGAATTAACGGAATTTAAGCGCAGTGTCTTGGAATATCTCCGGCAACCCCTAGAGGATGGTTATGTGAGCATTTCTCGCACTCGTCTTTCCGTCGCTTTTCCGGCGCGTTTTACCCTGGTGGCAAGTACCAATCCCTGTCCCTGTGGTTATTACGGCGATTCGGTGCAACCCTGCAGCTGTTCACCGCGACAACGGGAACAGTATTGGGCGAAATTATCGGGACCGCTTTTAGACCGTATTGACCTACAAGTGACGGTAAATCGCCTGAAACCAGAAGAAATGACCCAAGAGAGTCGGGGAGAAGCTTCTGAGCAGGTGCGGCAACGGGTAGAAGGGGCCAGACAAAAGGTCAGCGATCGCTTTCAAAATACGGGGATTCGCTCTAATGCGGAGATGAATTCCGAGCATTTGCGGCGTTTTTGCGCTCTTGATGATAGCAGTCGCCATATTTTAGAAGGGGCAATCCGAAAATTGGGTTTATCGGCCCGAGCAATGGATCGCATTCTCAAAGTTGCCCGCACCATTGCCGATTTAGGAGATAGTGAAATGCTGAAAAGTTCCCACGTTGCCGAAGCAATTCAGTATCGCACTCTCGATCGTTTAAGTTGA
- a CDS encoding AAA family ATPase: protein MKVKIKNLGILKQAEFSLGDLTIICGGNNTGKTYATYSLFGFLYTWRRLLMLPKFGLKEKIDQLLSDGVISLDLQEYVQHCDSILTTVCQRYVRQIPEVFAANEERFKNVDFQIELNFDNIQFKKKYERKISTATLEIISISKTENNPYLSITLLRDKSNINLLVNVLEEIIDNSIKDIIFSQFFPRPFIASAERTGAAIFRKELNFARNRLLEEISKNSNFDPTELLFNVSQDYALPVKENVDFTRQIETIVKKTSFIAENHPSILEDFADIIGGQYMITSNDELYYIPKGKKLRLSMDESSSAVRSLLDIGFYLRHEARIGDLLIVDEPELNLHPENQRCIAKLFARLINIGIKVFITTHSDYIIKEINTLIMLNHDKPHLKQIAVEEGYRQEELLSADQVKVYIAEKALEMLKGKKRKTKFNTLTPAKIDPEMGIEARSFDTTIEKMNRIQAAIIWGEE from the coding sequence ATGAAAGTTAAAATTAAAAATCTTGGCATTTTAAAACAAGCAGAATTCAGTCTAGGCGACCTCACAATTATCTGTGGTGGTAATAATACAGGTAAAACTTATGCTACATATTCTTTATTTGGTTTTTTATATACTTGGCGAAGACTATTAATGTTGCCAAAATTTGGACTCAAAGAAAAAATTGATCAACTACTTTCTGATGGTGTAATTAGTCTCGATCTACAGGAGTATGTTCAACATTGTGACAGTATTCTTACTACAGTTTGTCAAAGATATGTTCGACAAATACCTGAAGTTTTTGCGGCCAACGAGGAGAGGTTTAAAAATGTTGATTTTCAGATAGAATTAAATTTTGATAATATTCAATTTAAAAAGAAGTATGAAAGGAAAATTAGTACAGCAACATTGGAAATTATCTCGATTAGCAAAACTGAAAATAACCCCTATTTATCCATTACATTGCTAAGAGACAAATCTAATATAAATCTGTTAGTTAATGTTCTTGAAGAGATCATTGACAACAGTATCAAAGATATAATTTTCTCTCAGTTTTTTCCCAGGCCATTTATTGCCAGTGCAGAAAGGACAGGAGCGGCAATTTTTCGCAAAGAGTTAAATTTTGCTCGTAATCGTTTACTGGAAGAAATTAGCAAAAATAGCAATTTTGATCCTACGGAACTGTTATTTAATGTTTCTCAGGATTATGCGCTCCCGGTCAAAGAAAATGTAGATTTTACTAGACAAATAGAAACAATTGTCAAAAAAACTAGCTTTATTGCCGAAAATCATCCCAGTATTTTAGAAGATTTTGCCGATATTATTGGTGGGCAATATATGATTACTAGCAATGATGAACTTTATTACATTCCTAAAGGAAAAAAACTTAGACTATCGATGGATGAAAGTTCTAGTGCTGTACGTTCTCTTTTAGACATTGGCTTTTATTTAAGACACGAAGCTCGAATCGGAGATTTGTTGATAGTAGATGAACCTGAATTAAATCTCCATCCAGAAAATCAACGCTGTATCGCTAAACTTTTCGCTCGACTGATCAACATTGGTATTAAAGTTTTTATCACTACTCACAGTGATTATATTATCAAAGAAATAAACACATTAATTATGCTCAACCATGATAAACCACACCTGAAACAAATTGCCGTAGAAGAAGGCTATAGACAAGAGGAATTATTATCGGCCGATCAAGTTAAAGTCTATATTGCTGAAAAAGCTTTAGAGATGTTAAAAGGAAAAAAAAGAAAGACCAAATTTAACACTTTAACTCCCGCTAAAATTGATCCCGAAATGGGTATAGAAGCGCGCAGTTTTGATACTACTATCGAAAAGATGAATCGTATTCAAGCGGCTATTATTTGGGGTGAGGAGTAA
- a CDS encoding pseudouridine synthase translates to MNKYILFYKPYDVLCQFTDENGRSTLKDYIPIPNIYSVGRLDRDSEGLLLLTDNGQLQHRLGHRQFAHPRTYWIQVERIPDLNALEKLRQGLPIQDYHTRPAIVNLLDFEPDLPPREPPIRYRKSVPTAWLEITLTEGRNRQVRRMTAAVGYPTLRLIRTAITIDKNNKLCLTGLQPGQWREVTEKERKALERL, encoded by the coding sequence TTGAATAAATATATCCTTTTTTATAAACCCTACGATGTATTATGTCAGTTTACTGATGAAAATGGGCGCTCGACTTTAAAAGATTATATTCCCATCCCAAATATCTATTCCGTCGGTCGTTTAGATAGGGACAGTGAGGGATTATTATTACTCACAGATAACGGTCAATTACAGCATCGTTTAGGTCATCGTCAATTTGCTCATCCGCGCACCTATTGGATACAAGTCGAAAGAATTCCAGACTTAAACGCTTTAGAAAAATTGCGTCAAGGTCTTCCTATTCAGGATTATCACACTCGACCGGCAATAGTTAACTTACTAGATTTTGAACCGGATTTACCCCCCAGAGAGCCACCGATTCGTTATCGAAAATCTGTTCCCACCGCTTGGTTAGAAATTACCTTAACTGAGGGAAGAAATCGTCAGGTAAGAAGGATGACTGCTGCCGTTGGTTATCCCACTTTAAGATTAATTAGAACAGCCATTACTATTGACAAAAACAATAAATTATGCTTAACAGGATTACAACCCGGTCAATGGCGAGAAGTGACTGAAAAAGAGAGAAAAGCCTTAGAAAGGTTATAA
- a CDS encoding ABC transporter permease gives MKLAQAQTILTDTVTVFWGEWLDLRARVLQIAATGLVSPLIYIIGFGLGLGSALDRSMKPSIGDSYLEFILPGMVALSSMAISFGGTTFSICGDRLFNKTFEELLLLPVHPLSLFLGKVFAGILRGVMTSASVILIAILFTGKFASFLNPLFLLVLILNCAVFAGLGAIVGLRVKSLESVGLYNNFLIVPMSFLGATFFDPQTLPWALKIIVYSLPLTYASLGLRAAAYDINQFPWFAIPILFIVAILLSIVGAYQFSHQRD, from the coding sequence GTGAAACTAGCTCAAGCTCAGACGATATTAACAGACACTGTAACCGTATTTTGGGGAGAATGGCTAGATTTACGGGCGAGAGTCCTTCAGATCGCCGCCACCGGTCTAGTTTCTCCCCTAATCTATATTATCGGTTTCGGGTTGGGGTTGGGAAGCGCTCTCGATCGCTCAATGAAACCCTCGATCGGCGATTCTTATCTAGAATTTATTTTACCCGGAATGGTGGCCCTGTCCTCAATGGCGATCAGTTTCGGGGGAACCACCTTTTCCATCTGTGGCGATCGCTTATTTAATAAAACCTTCGAGGAATTATTATTACTTCCCGTCCATCCCCTCTCATTATTTTTAGGCAAAGTTTTTGCGGGAATTTTGCGCGGTGTCATGACTTCTGCATCAGTGATTCTCATCGCTATTTTATTTACAGGAAAATTTGCTAGTTTTCTCAATCCCCTCTTTTTATTAGTTTTAATCTTAAATTGTGCCGTCTTTGCCGGTTTAGGGGCAATTGTCGGATTGCGAGTTAAATCCCTCGAAAGTGTCGGTCTCTATAATAACTTTTTAATCGTGCCGATGTCTTTTTTAGGAGCAACTTTTTTTGATCCCCAAACCTTACCCTGGGCATTAAAAATTATTGTTTATTCCTTGCCCCTTACCTATGCTAGTCTAGGATTAAGAGCCGCAGCCTACGATATCAATCAATTTCCTTGGTTCGCTATCCCCATTTTATTCATCGTCGCTATTCTTCTCTCGATTGTCGGCGCTTATCAATTCTCCCATCAACGGGATTAA
- a CDS encoding polyhedral envelope protein has translation MTQTGETVTYSLESVLTRIESKIDTLQRDVDQKIDSFQRDVNQKFDTLQRDMEQKFDNLQKDVNDLKVEVTEIKGDIKTLDQKVETMDKRLEKVEYSYAVLVKDIAHLKGFKSLIIPMIVAFLSAVVTLGLRGFFLGNKP, from the coding sequence ATGACTCAAACTGGTGAAACCGTTACCTATTCCCTTGAATCCGTCCTGACAAGGATCGAGAGTAAAATTGACACTCTCCAAAGAGATGTAGATCAGAAAATAGATTCCTTCCAGAGAGATGTTAATCAAAAATTTGATACTCTCCAGAGAGATATGGAGCAAAAATTTGACAATCTCCAAAAAGATGTTAATGATTTAAAGGTGGAAGTCACAGAAATCAAAGGAGATATTAAAACTCTTGATCAGAAAGTCGAAACGATGGATAAACGACTGGAAAAAGTCGAATATAGTTATGCAGTCTTGGTTAAAGATATTGCTCACTTGAAAGGGTTTAAATCCCTGATTATCCCCATGATTGTGGCTTTTTTAAGTGCCGTGGTAACTTTGGGATTGCGCGGCTTTTTTCTTGGCAATAAACCTTAA
- a CDS encoding cofactor assembly of complex C subunit B, translating into MAPADPNRILRLLPLFAGIVGGTVLMFNRFATADLTPSQARSDVMGVILSGVLILVGLIWQRVQPRLPDAVELIGREGLEFAPDLPEPVKIELAWASHLLLTNTVTKSLIVYYRGQVLLRRGILKENSEVKVSNIIKRVLETGKAVYLVNLNLYPAKIEFDYLPENTQGLICQPIGKEGVLILAANAARSYTKQDEIWIEGIADKLANTFSQF; encoded by the coding sequence ATGGCACCAGCTGATCCCAATCGTATTTTAAGACTGTTACCCCTGTTCGCTGGCATCGTCGGGGGTACGGTATTAATGTTTAATCGTTTTGCCACTGCCGATTTAACCCCATCGCAAGCGCGTTCCGATGTGATGGGAGTGATTTTGAGTGGGGTTTTAATTTTGGTGGGTTTAATCTGGCAAAGAGTTCAACCCCGCTTACCGGATGCTGTGGAATTAATCGGGCGCGAAGGCCTGGAATTTGCCCCAGATTTGCCAGAACCGGTTAAAATTGAGCTTGCTTGGGCTTCCCATTTACTTTTAACTAATACCGTGACAAAATCTCTGATCGTTTATTATCGGGGACAAGTTTTATTGCGTCGCGGTATCTTAAAGGAGAATTCTGAAGTTAAAGTTAGTAATATTATCAAAAGAGTTTTAGAAACCGGTAAAGCCGTTTATTTAGTTAATTTAAATTTATATCCCGCTAAAATCGAGTTTGACTATTTGCCAGAAAACACCCAAGGTTTAATCTGTCAACCCATCGGTAAGGAAGGTGTGTTAATTTTGGCGGCAAATGCAGCGCGCAGTTATACTAAACAAGATGAAATTTGGATCGAGGGAATTGCTGATAAATTAGCCAACACTTTCAGTCAGTTTTAG
- the rpaB gene encoding response regulator transcription factor RpaB yields the protein MENHKEKILVVDDEASIRRILETRLSMIGYEVVTAADGEEALETFRTAEPDLVVLDVMMPKLDGYGVCQELRKESDIPIIMLTALGDVADRITGLELGADDYVVKPFSPKELEARIRSVLRRVEKNGAPGIPSSGVIHIGSIKIDTNKRQVYKGDERIRLTGMEFSLLELLVSRSGEAFSRSEILQEVWGYTPERHVDTRVVDVHISRLRAKLEDDPSNPELILTARGTGYLFQRILELDEE from the coding sequence TTGGAGAACCATAAGGAAAAAATTCTCGTTGTTGATGATGAAGCCAGCATCCGTCGTATCTTAGAGACTCGTTTGTCGATGATTGGTTATGAAGTCGTCACCGCCGCCGACGGGGAGGAAGCTTTAGAAACCTTCCGAACCGCTGAACCCGATTTAGTGGTTTTGGATGTGATGATGCCGAAATTAGACGGTTACGGTGTCTGTCAGGAACTCCGCAAAGAATCGGATATTCCTATCATTATGTTAACGGCTTTGGGGGATGTGGCCGATCGAATTACCGGGCTAGAATTGGGCGCGGATGACTATGTGGTTAAACCTTTTTCTCCCAAAGAACTCGAAGCGCGGATTCGTTCGGTGTTGCGTCGGGTAGAGAAAAATGGCGCGCCGGGGATTCCTAGTTCTGGTGTGATTCATATCGGTTCAATTAAAATCGATACCAATAAACGCCAAGTTTATAAGGGGGATGAACGCATCCGTCTGACTGGTATGGAATTTAGTTTACTAGAATTATTGGTCAGTCGCTCGGGAGAAGCTTTTTCGCGCTCGGAAATCCTTCAGGAAGTTTGGGGTTATACCCCCGAACGTCATGTGGATACGCGGGTGGTAGATGTGCATATTTCCCGTTTACGAGCCAAATTAGAGGATGATCCCAGCAATCCTGAGTTAATTCTCACCGCTAGAGGTACAGGCTATCTTTTTCAACGTATTCTAGAACTAGACGAGGAATAG
- the radA gene encoding DNA repair protein RadA — protein MAKSRTIYICSACGAESPQWLGKCPSCDTYGTLEEQVMAGGNNPAVNRPGWQNSRPNNGKGQRNPQPRISVRFSEITQYEQERFPSGYGEFDRVLGGGIVPGSLVLIGGDPGIGKSTLLLQVTNQLAQRLPRILYVSAEESGQQIKLRAARLGVGVVAVESENNGNGKEKKASESTTELDNHLYVLPETDLEEILRELESLRPQVAVIDSIQTLYFGALTSAPGSVAQVRECTSALMQVAKRENITLLIVGHVTKEGAIAGPRVLEHLVDTVLYFEGDRYASHRLLRSVKNRFGATHEIGIFEMVDHGLVEVENPSELFLGNRDEFSPGTATVVACEGTRPIVVELQALVSPTSYASPRRSTTGIEYNRLQQILAVLEKRVGIPLSKLDAYVASAGGLGVEEPAADLGVAIAVVASFRDRVVDPRTVLIGEVGLGGQVRLVSQMELRLKEAAKLGFKRAIVPRGQVYPEDVGLEIVPVGKVIEAIVAAIPPQQRFGEDMEEEEGEGQE, from the coding sequence ATGGCGAAATCGCGAACAATATATATCTGTAGTGCTTGTGGGGCGGAATCTCCCCAATGGTTGGGAAAATGCCCCAGTTGTGACACCTACGGGACGCTAGAAGAACAAGTGATGGCTGGTGGCAATAATCCGGCGGTAAATCGCCCAGGATGGCAAAATAGTCGCCCAAATAACGGCAAAGGACAACGCAACCCGCAACCGCGTATCTCGGTTCGCTTCTCGGAAATTACCCAGTATGAACAGGAACGTTTTCCCTCTGGTTACGGGGAATTCGATCGCGTCCTCGGTGGTGGCATCGTCCCCGGTTCTCTTGTACTAATCGGTGGCGATCCGGGCATCGGCAAATCGACGCTTTTACTGCAAGTTACCAACCAACTCGCCCAAAGATTACCGCGCATCCTCTACGTTTCCGCCGAAGAATCGGGACAACAGATTAAACTGCGGGCTGCCCGTTTGGGGGTGGGAGTGGTTGCCGTGGAGTCGGAAAATAATGGCAATGGCAAGGAGAAAAAAGCCTCTGAATCAACCACAGAACTCGATAATCATCTCTATGTCCTGCCAGAAACCGATTTAGAGGAAATTTTGCGGGAATTAGAATCTTTACGCCCACAGGTGGCGGTAATTGACAGTATTCAAACTCTTTATTTTGGGGCGTTAACTTCCGCACCGGGATCCGTCGCCCAAGTTCGCGAATGTACCTCCGCCTTGATGCAGGTGGCAAAACGGGAGAATATTACTTTATTAATTGTCGGTCATGTGACTAAAGAAGGAGCGATCGCGGGCCCGCGAGTTTTGGAACATTTGGTCGATACGGTGTTATATTTTGAAGGCGATCGCTATGCCTCCCATCGTCTCTTAAGATCGGTGAAAAACCGTTTTGGGGCAACCCATGAGATCGGTATTTTCGAGATGGTGGATCACGGTTTGGTGGAAGTGGAAAACCCCTCGGAATTGTTTTTAGGCAATCGCGACGAATTTTCCCCCGGTACGGCGACGGTGGTAGCCTGTGAAGGTACACGCCCAATTGTGGTGGAGTTACAGGCATTAGTTAGCCCCACCAGCTACGCTTCCCCCCGAAGATCGACCACGGGCATAGAATACAACCGATTACAGCAAATTCTCGCTGTTTTAGAAAAGCGCGTCGGCATTCCTTTATCGAAATTAGATGCCTATGTTGCCTCCGCGGGAGGGTTGGGAGTGGAAGAACCGGCGGCGGATCTGGGAGTGGCGATCGCTGTTGTCGCTAGTTTTCGCGATCGAGTCGTGGATCCGCGCACAGTCTTAATCGGGGAAGTGGGATTAGGCGGACAAGTGCGCTTAGTGTCGCAAATGGAACTAAGATTAAAAGAAGCGGCGAAATTGGGCTTTAAACGGGCGATTGTCCCTAGAGGTCAAGTTTATCCCGAAGATGTGGGCTTAGAAATTGTTCCAGTCGGCAAGGTAATCGAGGCAATTGTCGCCGCAATTCCCCCCCAGCAGCGCTTTGGGGAAGATATGGAAGAGGAGGAAGGGGAAGGGCAAGAATAA
- the petL gene encoding cytochrome b6-f complex subunit PetL — protein MSVLAVAALAGYLIVFTGIALGLFFGLRSAKII, from the coding sequence ATGTCTGTGTTAGCTGTTGCTGCTTTAGCGGGTTATCTGATCGTTTTTACCGGAATTGCCCTCGGTCTCTTTTTCGGTCTGCGCTCCGCTAAAATTATCTAG
- a CDS encoding DUF29 domain-containing protein, with protein MTVIPDLKTLYEIDDSLWLEETIELLKAKNFEALDLENLIEELEDLGNEKKFRVASFLQQIIRHALLLQFWTREREYNQANWQAEIISFQYQLQRYLTTNLRKYLEQEFEQIYFESLQYVRQKTDNKVNFPDICPYSLEELLDPNWLPSDNQGDKK; from the coding sequence ATGACTGTTATTCCCGACTTAAAAACTCTCTACGAAATTGATGATTCCCTCTGGTTAGAAGAAACTATAGAACTGCTCAAGGCTAAAAATTTTGAAGCGCTAGACTTAGAAAACTTAATCGAGGAGTTAGAAGATTTGGGAAACGAAAAAAAGTTTCGTGTTGCTAGTTTTTTACAGCAAATTATTCGTCATGCTTTGTTACTGCAATTTTGGACAAGGGAAAGAGAATATAATCAGGCTAATTGGCAAGCAGAGATAATAAGTTTTCAATATCAGTTACAGCGCTATTTAACCACAAATCTTCGCAAATATCTAGAACAGGAATTTGAGCAAATTTACTTTGAGTCCCTGCAATACGTTCGTCAAAAAACTGATAATAAAGTTAACTTTCCTGATATTTGTCCCTACAGTTTAGAAGAACTTCTCGATCCTAATTGGCTACCATCTGACAATCAAGGAGATAAAAAATGA